A genomic region of Notamacropus eugenii isolate mMacEug1 chromosome 3, mMacEug1.pri_v2, whole genome shotgun sequence contains the following coding sequences:
- the LOC140531974 gene encoding uncharacterized protein, with protein sequence MTTLAVVLMGAEQAAALSKQFLSSWRRPPKLRPQGEPLYYLLQPGYCPDAFQSSPQGGENLSILKTDFAAGQDSITSGPETTASPETTAADTTASPETTAADTTASPETTAADTTASPETTAADTTASPETTAADTTASPETTAADTTASPETTAADTTASPETTAADTTASPETTAADTTASPETTAADTTASPETTAADTTASPETTAADTTASPETTASHTTASQTTTVSPKTTAATQQSTKSTTKRPGLIGRLITKGQHIRDKVSKKVDDLIKSFPFPFKF encoded by the exons ATGACTACTCTGGCTGTAGTTCTCATGGGAGCTG AACAGGCTGCTGCTCTGTCCAAGCAGTTCCTCTCCTCCTGGAGAAGGCCCCCAAAACTCAGGCCCCAGGGAGAGCCTCTTTATTACCTTTTACAGCCTGGCTACTGCCCAGATGCCTTTCAGTCCTCACCTCAAGGTGGGGAGAATTTAAGTATCTTAAAAACTGACTTTGCAGCTGGACAAGATTCTATTACATCAGGCCCAGAGACAACAGCCTCTCCAGAGACAACTGCTGCAGACACAACAGCCTCTCCAGAGACAACTGCGGCAGACACAACAGCCTCTCCAGAGACAACTGCGGCAGACACAACAGCCTCTCCAGAGACAACTGCGGCAGACACAACAGCCTCTCCAGAGACAACTGCGGCAGACACAACAGCCTCTCCAGAGACAACTGCGGCAGACACAACAGCCTCTCCAGAGACAACTGCTGCAGACACAACAGCCTCTCCAGAGACAACTGCTGCAGACACAACAGCCTCTCCAGAGACAACTGCTGCAGACACAACAGCCTCTCCAGAGACAACTGCTGCAGACACAACAGCCTCTCCAGAGACAACTGCTGCAGACACAACAGCCTCTCCAGAGACAACTGCTGCAGACACAACAGCCTCTCCAGAGACAACAGCCTCACACACAACGGCTTCACAGACCACCACTGTCTCTCCAAAGACAACTGCAGCTACCCAGCAGTCAACAAAATCAACCACTAAAC GTCCAGGATTGATTGGAAGACTCATAACGAAAGGTCAACATATTAGGG ATAAAGTCAGCAAAAAAGTGGATGACCTAATCAAaagctttccctttccttttaagTTTTGA